In one window of Streptomyces sp. FXJ1.172 DNA:
- a CDS encoding response regulator, producing MTRVLVVEDDPQLVRALVINLQARHYGVDAAPDGATALRLAAARQPDVVLLDLGLPDMDGVDVIKALRGWTRVPIMVLSARQASDEKVAALDAGADDYVTKPFSMDELLARLRAAVRRTEDTPLVPETTLVETEHFSIDLLAKKVLRDGKDIRLTPTEWHLLEILVTNPGRLITQKQLLQEVWGVSQRNKTNYLRVYMAQLRRKLETDPSHPRYLITEPGMGYRFEG from the coding sequence ATGACCAGGGTGCTCGTGGTGGAGGACGACCCGCAGCTCGTACGGGCCCTCGTCATCAACTTGCAGGCACGCCACTACGGCGTGGACGCCGCCCCCGACGGTGCCACGGCCCTCCGGCTCGCCGCCGCGCGCCAGCCCGATGTCGTCCTGCTCGACCTCGGCCTGCCCGACATGGACGGCGTCGACGTCATCAAGGCGCTGCGCGGCTGGACCCGCGTGCCGATCATGGTCCTGTCCGCCCGCCAGGCGTCCGACGAGAAGGTCGCCGCCCTCGATGCCGGCGCCGACGACTACGTCACCAAGCCGTTCAGCATGGACGAGCTCCTGGCCCGGCTGCGGGCCGCCGTACGCCGTACCGAGGACACCCCGCTCGTCCCCGAGACGACGTTGGTCGAGACGGAGCACTTCAGCATCGACCTTCTCGCCAAGAAGGTCCTCCGGGACGGGAAGGACATCCGGCTGACGCCGACCGAATGGCACCTGCTGGAGATCCTGGTGACCAACCCCGGTCGGCTCATCACGCAGAAGCAGCTGTTGCAGGAGGTCTGGGGCGTCTCGCAGCGCAACAAGACCAACTACCTGCGCGTCTACATGGCCCAACTCCGCCGCAAATTGGAGACGGACCCCTCCCACCCCCGCTATCTGATCACCGAGCCCGGCATGGGCTATCGCTTCGAAGGATGA
- a CDS encoding universal stress protein: MSEYRPSSAARVVVGVSGSLGSLTALSRAAGEARRREAELWPVLAWEPPGGDPATLRSPAATAMVPEWERLARERLVGALREVFGGVDTGLPGQAFVARGAPGPVLVRIADREDDLLVVGAGRRGRLHRALWPSVGRYCLARAACPVLAVPPSPLQAALAAVHRRNIWRLRLDTRDMRREFETVPPDA; the protein is encoded by the coding sequence ATGTCCGAGTACCGCCCGTCCTCAGCCGCCCGCGTCGTGGTGGGAGTGAGCGGCTCGCTGGGCAGTCTCACCGCGCTGAGCCGGGCGGCCGGGGAGGCCCGGCGCCGAGAGGCCGAGCTGTGGCCGGTGCTGGCGTGGGAGCCGCCGGGCGGGGACCCGGCCACCCTCAGGTCACCGGCCGCGACCGCCATGGTTCCGGAATGGGAACGGCTGGCGCGGGAGAGGCTCGTGGGGGCGCTGCGTGAGGTGTTCGGCGGCGTGGACACCGGTCTGCCCGGTCAGGCGTTCGTCGCGCGGGGCGCCCCGGGGCCGGTGCTCGTGCGGATCGCCGACCGGGAGGACGACCTCCTGGTGGTCGGTGCCGGACGGCGGGGTCGGCTGCACCGGGCGCTGTGGCCGTCGGTCGGCCGCTACTGCCTGGCCCGCGCCGCCTGTCCTGTCCTGGCGGTGCCGCCGTCCCCGCTGCAGGCCGCGCTGGCGGCCGTGCACCGCCGCAACATCTGGCGGCTGCGGCTGGACACCAGGGACATGCGCAGGGAGTTCGAGACGGTGCCGCCCGACGCCTGA
- a CDS encoding sensor histidine kinase, whose product MARGKLRIYLGAAPGVGKTYAMLSEAHRRIERGTDCVVAFVEHHHRPRTEVMLHGLEQIPRKEIEYRDAVFTEMDVDAVLRRAPAVVLVDELAHTNIPGSRNAKRWQDIEELLAAGIDVISTVNIQHLESLGDVVESITGIRQQETVPDEVVRRADQIELVDMSPQALRRRMAHGNIYKSDKVDAALSNYFRPGNLTALRELALLWVADRVDEYLNEYRREHRVSTIWGSRERIVVGLTGGPEGRTLIRRAARLAEKGAGGEVLAVYISRSDGLTAASPKELADQRTLVEDLGGTFHHVVGDDIPVALLDFARGVNATQIVLGVSRRRSWQYVFGPGVGATVARDSGPDLDVHLITHDEAGKGRGLPVARGARLGRSRVIWGWAVGVLGPALLTWLLTSATPDVGLANDMLLFLTLTVAAALLGGLFPALASAVVGSLLLNWYFTPPVHTLTIADPKNIVAIAIFVGVAVSVASVVDLAARRTHQASRLRAESEILSFLAGNVLRGETTLEALLERVRETFGMESVALLERSGETAPWTCAGSVGPRPAEVPEDADVDVPVGDHMALSLRGRVLPAADRRVLAAFAAQAAVVLDRQRLQSEADRAKELAEGNRIRTALLAAVSHDLRTPLAGIKAAVTSLRSDDVEWSEQDRAELLEAIEEGSDRLDHLVGNLLDMSRLQTGTVTPIIRETDLDEVIPMALGGVPNPEECVELDIPETLPMVHVDRGLLERAVANVVENAVKYSPPDERVLISASALADRVEVRVVDRGPGVPDEAKDRIFEPFQRYGDAPRGVGVGLGLAVARGFTEALGGTLHAEDTPGGGLTMVLVLPTATEPRPERPGLPATAAH is encoded by the coding sequence ATGGCACGCGGCAAGCTCCGGATCTACCTCGGCGCGGCACCCGGCGTCGGCAAGACCTACGCGATGCTGTCGGAGGCACACCGCCGTATCGAGCGGGGCACCGACTGTGTCGTGGCCTTCGTGGAACATCATCACCGGCCGCGCACCGAGGTGATGCTGCACGGCCTGGAACAGATCCCGCGCAAGGAGATCGAGTACCGGGACGCCGTCTTCACCGAGATGGACGTCGACGCCGTACTGCGGCGCGCCCCGGCCGTCGTCCTCGTGGACGAACTGGCGCACACCAACATCCCCGGCTCGCGCAATGCCAAGCGCTGGCAGGACATCGAGGAACTGCTCGCCGCCGGCATCGACGTCATCTCCACGGTCAACATCCAGCACCTGGAGTCACTGGGCGACGTGGTCGAGTCGATCACCGGCATCCGCCAGCAGGAGACCGTTCCGGACGAAGTCGTACGGCGCGCCGACCAGATCGAACTGGTCGACATGTCCCCGCAGGCCCTGCGCCGCCGCATGGCGCACGGAAACATCTACAAGTCGGACAAGGTCGACGCGGCCCTGTCCAACTACTTCCGGCCCGGCAATCTGACGGCGCTGCGGGAGCTGGCCCTGCTCTGGGTGGCCGACCGGGTCGACGAGTATCTGAACGAGTACCGCCGTGAGCACCGCGTCTCGACCATCTGGGGTTCGCGCGAGCGGATCGTGGTCGGGCTGACCGGCGGCCCCGAGGGGCGCACCCTGATACGGCGTGCGGCCCGGCTCGCCGAGAAGGGCGCCGGCGGCGAGGTGCTCGCCGTCTACATCTCCCGCAGCGACGGCCTCACCGCAGCCTCACCGAAGGAACTCGCCGACCAGCGCACCCTCGTCGAGGACCTCGGCGGCACCTTCCACCACGTCGTCGGCGACGACATACCCGTCGCGCTGCTGGACTTCGCGCGCGGCGTCAACGCCACCCAGATCGTCCTCGGCGTCTCCCGCCGCCGCAGCTGGCAGTACGTCTTCGGACCCGGCGTCGGCGCCACCGTCGCCCGGGACTCCGGCCCCGACCTCGACGTCCACCTCATCACCCACGACGAGGCGGGCAAGGGACGGGGACTGCCGGTGGCGCGCGGCGCCCGGCTCGGACGCTCCCGAGTCATCTGGGGCTGGGCTGTCGGCGTGCTCGGCCCAGCCTTGCTCACTTGGCTGCTCACCAGCGCCACCCCTGACGTCGGCCTCGCCAACGACATGCTGCTGTTCCTCACCCTGACGGTGGCGGCGGCCCTGCTCGGCGGCCTCTTCCCGGCGCTGGCCTCGGCGGTCGTGGGCTCCCTCCTCCTCAACTGGTACTTCACCCCGCCCGTCCACACCCTGACGATCGCCGACCCGAAGAACATCGTCGCCATCGCAATCTTCGTCGGGGTCGCGGTGTCCGTGGCCTCGGTGGTGGACCTTGCCGCCCGGCGCACCCACCAGGCATCCCGGCTGCGCGCCGAGTCCGAGATCCTCTCCTTCCTCGCGGGCAACGTCCTGCGCGGCGAGACCACTCTGGAGGCGCTGCTGGAAAGGGTCCGCGAGACCTTCGGCATGGAGTCGGTGGCCCTGCTGGAGCGCTCCGGCGAGACCGCTCCCTGGACCTGCGCGGGCAGCGTGGGACCGAGGCCGGCCGAGGTCCCGGAGGACGCGGACGTCGACGTCCCCGTGGGCGATCACATGGCGCTGTCCCTGCGCGGCCGGGTGCTGCCCGCCGCCGACCGCAGGGTGCTCGCCGCGTTCGCCGCACAGGCCGCCGTGGTCCTGGACCGCCAGCGCCTGCAGAGCGAGGCCGACCGGGCCAAGGAGCTCGCCGAGGGCAACCGCATCCGCACGGCCCTGCTCGCCGCCGTCAGCCACGACCTGCGTACGCCGCTCGCCGGCATCAAGGCCGCGGTGACCTCGCTCAGGTCCGACGACGTCGAATGGTCCGAACAGGACCGTGCGGAACTGCTGGAGGCCATCGAGGAGGGCTCCGACCGTCTCGACCACCTGGTCGGCAACCTGCTCGACATGTCCCGTCTGCAGACCGGCACGGTCACTCCGATCATCCGCGAGACCGACCTCGACGAGGTAATACCCATGGCGCTCGGCGGGGTCCCCAACCCGGAGGAGTGCGTGGAACTGGACATCCCCGAGACCCTGCCCATGGTCCACGTCGACCGGGGACTGCTGGAGCGGGCCGTCGCCAACGTCGTCGAGAACGCCGTCAAGTACAGCCCACCGGACGAGCGGGTCCTGATCTCCGCGAGCGCCCTCGCCGACCGGGTCGAAGTACGGGTCGTCGACCGCGGCCCCGGCGTCCCGGACGAGGCCAAGGACCGCATCTTCGAACCCTTCCAGCGGTACGGCGACGCGCCCCGCGGGGTCGGCGTCGGCCTCGGTCTCGCGGTCGCCCGCGGCTTCACCGAAGCCCTCGGCGGCACGCTGCACGCCGAGGACACACCCGGCGGCGGCCTCACCATGGTGCTCGTCCTACCGACGGCAACGGAGCCACGACCGGAACGGCCGGGCCTGCCGGCCACCGCTGCCCATTGA